The following coding sequences lie in one Gorilla gorilla gorilla isolate KB3781 chromosome 5, NHGRI_mGorGor1-v2.1_pri, whole genome shotgun sequence genomic window:
- the LOC101127003 gene encoding histone H2A type 1: protein MSGRGKQGGKARAKAKTRSSRAGLQFPVGRVHRLLRKGNYAERVGAGAPVYLAAVLEYLTAEILELAGNAARDNKKTRIIPRHLQLAIRNDEELNKLLGKVTIAQGGVLPNIQAVLLPKKTESHHKAKGK from the coding sequence ATGTCGGGACGCGGAAAGCAGGGAGGCAAAGCTCGCGCCAAGGCCAAGACCCGCTCTTCTCGTGCCGGTCTCCAGTTCCCCGTGGGCCGAGTTCACCGACTGCTCCGCAAGGGCAACTATGCTGAGCGGGTCGGGGCCGGCGCGCCGGTGTACCTGGCGGCGGTGCTGGAGTACCTGACTGCCGAGATCCTGGAGCTGGCGGGCAACGCCGCCCGCGACAACAAGAAGACCCGCATTATCCCGCGCCACTTGCAGCTGGCCATCCGCAACGACGAGGAGCTCAACAAGCTGCTGGGCAAAGTAACCATCGCTCAGGGTGGTGTCCTGCCCAACATCCAGGCTGTGCTACTGCCCAAGAAGACCGAGAGTCACCACAAGGCCAAAGGCAAATAA
- the H1-5 gene encoding histone H1.5, giving the protein MSETAPAETATPAPVEKSPAKKKATKKAAGAGAAKRKATGPPVSELITKAVAASKERNGLSLAALKKALAAGGYDVEKNNSRIKLGLKSLVSKGTLVQTKGTGASGSFKLNKKAASGEAKPKAKKAGAAKAKKPAGATPKKAKKAAGAKKAVKKTPKKAKKPAAAGVKKVAKSPKKAKAAAKPKKATKSPAKPKAVKPKAAKPKAAKPKAAKPKAAKAKKAAAKKK; this is encoded by the coding sequence ATGTCAGAAACCGCTCCTGCCGAGACAGCCACCCCAGCGCCGGTGGAGAAATCCCCGGCTAAGAAGAAAGCAACTAAGAAGGCTGCCGGCGCCGGCGCTGCTAAGCGCAAAGCGACGGGGCCCCCAGTCTCAGAGCTGATCACCAAGGCTGTGGCTGCTTCTAAGGAGCGCAATGGCCTTTCTTTGGCAGCCCTTAAGAAGGCCTTAGCGGCCGGTGGCTACGACGTGGAGAAGAATAACAGCCGCATTAAGCTGGGCCTCAAGAGCTTGGTGAGCAAGGGCACCCTGGTGCAGACCAAGGGCACTGGTGCTTCTGGCTCCTTTAAACTCAACAAGAAGGCGGCCTCCGGGGAAGCCAAGCCCAAAGCCAAGAAGGCAGGCGCCGCTAAAGCTAAGAAGCCCGCGGGGGCCACGCCTAAGAAGGCCAAGAAGGCTGCAGGGGCGAAAAAGGCAGTGAAGAAGACTCCGAAGAAGGCGAAGAAGCCCGCGGCGGCTGGCGTCAAAAAGGTGGCGAAGAGCCCCAAAAAGGCCAAGGCCGCTGCCAAACCGAAAAAGGCAACCAAGAGTCCTGCCAAGCCCAAGGCAGTTAAGCCGAAGGCGGCAAAGCCCAAAGCCGCTAAGCCCAAAGCAGCAAAACCTAAAGCTGCAAAGGCCAAGAAGGCGGCTGCCAAAAAGAAGTAG